The nucleotide window AGATGTTGCCATTTcttaaacttaaattttaaaaacgtTTATGAAAAACAAGAGTAAAAATGAATGactctttatttctttctttttcacaTTACTAATGGGATTTTATACCGCATGATGgtgtaacattaaaatttttcgcGTTTAGTTTCACGAAAATATGCAAACATGTGTCAATGTAAAGGTTTCGGTAATTAAATCACGTTATCACATTTCTTGTAAAACTGTTTATCCGTTTGCTATCAGTCTGATTGATTAAAACCGTTCATTGGTTGTTTTGCTAAggaaatctttttttgttaagacattaatttaattaatttaacggATTATCCGGATTATATCCATCATTCCAGCTTAGGAATTCGTTTTTTAACAATCCTGattttagcaatttttttcaaaagcttaataaaaagcttttgTTTATAGTTGCTGGCCTGCATTATAAGAACAACTgatacagattttttttatcaatgtaAACATTACACAAGtttatcatgtgatattaGTTCAATACTCACTTAACATCTAGTACAACTAAAAGGATGAAAAGTCAGTCTCgaaaattttcttcttaaataaatatggcGTCAATACAATCATCTTCACAGGCTGTAAATGAAGAAAATGGACAATCTattgaagatgataataattttgttccTGTTCGTAAAACGTATAATACTTTAGGTCTAAGCATATTATGTATTGGTATCGCATCGTTTGTTATACAAACGgtaataaaagatattatatttttaatcttgaaatcttgttaattaaaattttttaacagatTACCTTCCTTTTTCAAATAGGAACTAGCACAATTTGTACAAACAGgaattaaatttcataaaccATATTTCATTCTGTAagttatagtaataattttattatattgtctttttttattaaaaaatttaattaaaagaaattcattaaatagaTGGGTAGCACATAGTTgttatatgataatattaccGCTTCAATTTATGTTTAGACTGAATCCACTTCAATATTTAGTAGAATTTCTTGATGTTGGAGTTGAACTATTTGGTACAATTAAACCAACGTATTATTCAGTTTTAACAAGAAATCAAGCAGTGGAAGAAGttgatcataataattattcgaTTGACGATACATCTATAACTCAAATTTTAACATCCAGGTATTATAGAtcagtaataatttatattctaaagaTATCATTACTATTCGCTTGTGGTATATGTATATCAGGATATATTTGGTATATTGCCGTAAACTTAACCACAATGGCTAAATTAACGGCAATATATAACACGAGTTGTTTTTGGGCTTatgtattttcaataattttattaagtgagTCAATCaaagtagaaaaaattatagcGACATTTTTAAGTATTACAGGAGTAGTAATTATGACATTTTTTGGTAAAGAAAACAATGATAAtggacattttaataataatactattgtTATAGTGATGGGAGATTTATTAGCATGTTTTGGTGCTCTCATGTATGGATTATATCAAGTGCTTTATAAGAAATTAGGTAGTCCTCCAACACCgtcttttttatttgcaaatacaATAACAGGATTAATAGGAGTGcatacttttctttttctttggaTACCGATAccattattacattttactggtattgaattatttgaattaccTGATTCAGGAACATTCGGCTTTATACTATTAATTGCAATAGCAGGagtattttttaa belongs to Rhizophagus irregularis chromosome 13, complete sequence and includes:
- a CDS encoding uncharacterized protein (antiSMASH:Cluster_2) encodes the protein MASIQSSSQAVNEENGQSIEDDNNFVPVRKTYNTLGLSILCIGIASFVIQTELAQFVQTGIKFHKPYFILWVAHSCYMIILPLQFMFRLNPLQYLVEFLDVGVELFGTIKPTYYSVLTRNQAVEEVDHNNYSIDDTSITQILTSRYYRSVIIYILKISLLFACGICISGYIWYIAVNLTTMAKLTAIYNTSCFWAYVFSIILLSESIKVEKIIATFLSITGVVIMTFFGKENNDNGHFNNNTIVIVMGDLLACFGALMYGLYQVLYKKLGSPPTPSFLFANTITGLIGVHTFLFLWIPIPLLHFTGIELFELPDSGTFGFILLIAIAGVFFNASFMLVIALTSPLFAAIGIMLTIPIVAWADLIVINTPITVSTVVGSFCILLAFVLLSWASIRDEIRKLYFS